One part of the Musa acuminata AAA Group cultivar baxijiao chromosome BXJ1-5, Cavendish_Baxijiao_AAA, whole genome shotgun sequence genome encodes these proteins:
- the LOC108952797 gene encoding transcription factor MYB4-like, with protein MGRAPCCDKVGLKKGAWSAEEDKILVDYIQQHGHGNWRVMPKRAGLLRCGKSCRLRWTNYLRPDIKRGNFTKEEEDTIISLHGELGNKWSTIAGSLPGRTDNEIKNVWHTHLKKRMDPKEATRAPKRERKRKKKRDAKDKLEPEQENQRPDADAARPSPRRDDAGLVEVSLEQSYSGFSSAATDSSVMSGDATVDAKDESFTSKELKEIDESFWLDAFAVDGSLQLPPAAVADSAAFSDDMEFWLKVFMEADHLEDPSQMNPANVHLN; from the exons atggGCAGGGCTCCTTGCTGTGACAAGGTGGGCTTGAAGAAGGGAGCATGGAGTGCGGAGGAGGACAAGATTCTGGTCGACTACATCCAGCAACATGGCCATGGAAACTGGCGAGTGATGCCGAAGAGAGCCG GGCTGTTGCGATGTGGGAAGAGCTGCAGACTGAGATGGACCAACTATCTCAGGCCGGACATCAAACGAGGAAACTTCACCAAGGAGGAAGAAGATACCATCATTAGCCTGCATGGGGAGCTTGGGAACAA ATGGTCTACGATTGCGGGAAGCTTGCCGGGCCGaacggacaacgagatcaagaacgtgTGGCACACCCACTTGAAGAAGCGCATGGATCCCAAGGAAGCGACGCGTGCGcccaagagggagaggaagaggaagaagaaacgtGACGCCAAGGACAAGCTGGAACCGGAGCAAGAAAACCAGCGGCCGGACGCAGACGCAGCTCGTCCTAGTCCGAGACGCGATGACGCAGGGCTCGTCGAAGTGTCACTGGAACAGTCCTACAGCGGCTTCTCGTCCGCCGCCACCGACTCGTCCGTGATGTCGGGAGACGCTACCGTGGACGCCAAGGACGAGAGCTTCACCTCCAAGGAACTCAAAGAGATCGACGAGAGCTTTTGGCTGGACGCGTTCGCCGTCGATGGTTCATTGCAACTCCCTCCTGCAGCAGTTGCAGACAGTGCGGCCTTCAGCGACGACATGGAGTTCTGGCTGAAGGTGTTCATGGAAGCTGATCATTTAGAGGACCCGTCGCAGATGAATCCCGCGAATGTCCATCTGAACTAA